One window of the Pieris brassicae chromosome 2, ilPieBrab1.1, whole genome shotgun sequence genome contains the following:
- the LOC123720762 gene encoding uncharacterized protein LOC123720762 isoform X2, which translates to MMKMLIKRRSDPSLITVWIFLLQMLGSVHRGAEGHGRLMDPPARNSMWRFGFPNPVNYNDNELFCGGYAVQWEQNQGRCGVCGDADHITEPRPHEAGGMYGKGIITRHYSVGQEIEVEIELTANHLGTFVMKLCPNNNPKQEATQECFDRYPLFVSGTREDRFLIPLDTAKKEVFRYRVRLPAYITCTQCVLQWTYYTGNMWGICPNGTEAVGCGRSETFRNCADISIITSTGGLPPAFAGDLRRDNPYLLYYRDFSMPQNLYPLVVRDQVCLPSDGFRMLPGMQNWCQTNCLRYPPNCPDALCHCPQVCESIGEWEGRDGADVYCMDLCIVYPPRCPRDKCLCY; encoded by the exons ATGCTTATTAAAAGGCGCAGTGATCCGTCGTTGATTACTGtatggatatttttattacaa ATGTTGGGTAGTGTTCACCGTGGAGCTGAAGGCCACGGGAGGCTGATGGACCCTCCCGCAAGAAATTCCATGTGGCGATTCGGTTTCCCGAATCCTGTCAACTATAACGACAACGAATTATTCTGCGGAGGATATGCAG TCCAGTGGGAACAGAACCAGGGGAGATGCGGCGTGTGCGGCGACGCGGACCACATCACAGAGCCGCGGCCACACGAGGCTGGCGGGATGTATGGCAAGGGGATTATTACACGACACTATAGCGTTGGACAg GAAATTGAAGTAGAAATCGAGCTGACAGCTAATCATCTTGGCACGTTTGTTATGAAATTGTGCCCCAACAACAACCCTAAGCAAGAAGCTACACAGGAATGTTTTGACAG ATATCCCCTGTTCGTGTCAGGCACACGAGAAGATAGGTTCCTCATTCCTCTGGATACGGCAAAGAAAGAGGTGTTCAGATATAGAGTTCGATTACCAGCCTATATTACGTGCACACAATGCGTGCTTCAATGGACATACTACACAG GCAATATGTGGGGTATATGTCCTAACGGTACAGAAGCGGTAGGATGTGGTCGTTCTGAAACATTCAGGAACTGTGCTGATATCAGCATTATTACCAGCACGGGTGGCCTACCCCCAGCATTTGCCGGAGACCTGCGAAGAGACAATCCGTATTTGTTGTACTACAGGGATTTCAGTATGCCACAGAACCTCTATCCTCTTGTCGTCAG agACCAAGTGTGCCTGCCCTCAGATGGTTTCCGTATGCTGCCAGGAATGCAGAACTGGTGTCAAACCAATTGCCTTCGATACCCCCCAAATTGCCCCGATGCTTTATGTCATTGCCC GCAAGTTTGTGAATCCATCGGCGAATGGGAAGGGCGAGACGGGGCTGATGTGTACTGCATGGACTTATGTATCGTGTACCCACCCCGTTGTCCAAGGGACAAGTGCCTTTGTTACTAG
- the LOC123720762 gene encoding uncharacterized protein LOC123720762 isoform X1: MMKMLIKRRSDPSLITVWIFLLQMLGSVHRGAEGHGRLMDPPARNSMWRFGFPNPVNYNDNELFCGGYAVQWEQNQGRCGVCGDADHITEPRPHEAGGMYGKGIITRHYSVGQEIEVEIELTANHLGTFVMKLCPNNNPKQEATQECFDRYPLFVSGTREDRFLIPLDTAKKEVFRYRVRLPAYITCTQCVLQWTYYTGNMWGICPNGTEAVGCGRSETFRNCADISIITSTGGLPPAFAGDLRRDNPYLLYYRDFSMPQNLYPLVVSQYKSLYKEKLQDVSNDISDLEGDLGPPIIIRDQVCLPSDGFRMLPGMQNWCQTNCLRYPPNCPDALCHCPQVCESIGEWEGRDGADVYCMDLCIVYPPRCPRDKCLCY, translated from the exons ATGCTTATTAAAAGGCGCAGTGATCCGTCGTTGATTACTGtatggatatttttattacaa ATGTTGGGTAGTGTTCACCGTGGAGCTGAAGGCCACGGGAGGCTGATGGACCCTCCCGCAAGAAATTCCATGTGGCGATTCGGTTTCCCGAATCCTGTCAACTATAACGACAACGAATTATTCTGCGGAGGATATGCAG TCCAGTGGGAACAGAACCAGGGGAGATGCGGCGTGTGCGGCGACGCGGACCACATCACAGAGCCGCGGCCACACGAGGCTGGCGGGATGTATGGCAAGGGGATTATTACACGACACTATAGCGTTGGACAg GAAATTGAAGTAGAAATCGAGCTGACAGCTAATCATCTTGGCACGTTTGTTATGAAATTGTGCCCCAACAACAACCCTAAGCAAGAAGCTACACAGGAATGTTTTGACAG ATATCCCCTGTTCGTGTCAGGCACACGAGAAGATAGGTTCCTCATTCCTCTGGATACGGCAAAGAAAGAGGTGTTCAGATATAGAGTTCGATTACCAGCCTATATTACGTGCACACAATGCGTGCTTCAATGGACATACTACACAG GCAATATGTGGGGTATATGTCCTAACGGTACAGAAGCGGTAGGATGTGGTCGTTCTGAAACATTCAGGAACTGTGCTGATATCAGCATTATTACCAGCACGGGTGGCCTACCCCCAGCATTTGCCGGAGACCTGCGAAGAGACAATCCGTATTTGTTGTACTACAGGGATTTCAGTATGCCACAGAACCTCTATCCTCTTGTCGTCAG CCAATACAAAAGTTTGTACAAGGAAAAATTGCAAGACGTTAG CAATGATATTTCTGACCTAGAAGGAGATCTAGGTCCACCTATAATAATTAG agACCAAGTGTGCCTGCCCTCAGATGGTTTCCGTATGCTGCCAGGAATGCAGAACTGGTGTCAAACCAATTGCCTTCGATACCCCCCAAATTGCCCCGATGCTTTATGTCATTGCCC GCAAGTTTGTGAATCCATCGGCGAATGGGAAGGGCGAGACGGGGCTGATGTGTACTGCATGGACTTATGTATCGTGTACCCACCCCGTTGTCCAAGGGACAAGTGCCTTTGTTACTAG
- the LOC123720762 gene encoding uncharacterized protein LOC123720762 isoform X3: MQWEQNQGRCGVCGDADHITEPRPHEAGGMYGKGIITRHYSVGQEIEVEIELTANHLGTFVMKLCPNNNPKQEATQECFDRYPLFVSGTREDRFLIPLDTAKKEVFRYRVRLPAYITCTQCVLQWTYYTGNMWGICPNGTEAVGCGRSETFRNCADISIITSTGGLPPAFAGDLRRDNPYLLYYRDFSMPQNLYPLVVSQYKSLYKEKLQDVSNDISDLEGDLGPPIIIRDQVCLPSDGFRMLPGMQNWCQTNCLRYPPNCPDALCHCPQVCESIGEWEGRDGADVYCMDLCIVYPPRCPRDKCLCY; this comes from the exons ATGCAG TGGGAACAGAACCAGGGGAGATGCGGCGTGTGCGGCGACGCGGACCACATCACAGAGCCGCGGCCACACGAGGCTGGCGGGATGTATGGCAAGGGGATTATTACACGACACTATAGCGTTGGACAg GAAATTGAAGTAGAAATCGAGCTGACAGCTAATCATCTTGGCACGTTTGTTATGAAATTGTGCCCCAACAACAACCCTAAGCAAGAAGCTACACAGGAATGTTTTGACAG ATATCCCCTGTTCGTGTCAGGCACACGAGAAGATAGGTTCCTCATTCCTCTGGATACGGCAAAGAAAGAGGTGTTCAGATATAGAGTTCGATTACCAGCCTATATTACGTGCACACAATGCGTGCTTCAATGGACATACTACACAG GCAATATGTGGGGTATATGTCCTAACGGTACAGAAGCGGTAGGATGTGGTCGTTCTGAAACATTCAGGAACTGTGCTGATATCAGCATTATTACCAGCACGGGTGGCCTACCCCCAGCATTTGCCGGAGACCTGCGAAGAGACAATCCGTATTTGTTGTACTACAGGGATTTCAGTATGCCACAGAACCTCTATCCTCTTGTCGTCAG CCAATACAAAAGTTTGTACAAGGAAAAATTGCAAGACGTTAG CAATGATATTTCTGACCTAGAAGGAGATCTAGGTCCACCTATAATAATTAG agACCAAGTGTGCCTGCCCTCAGATGGTTTCCGTATGCTGCCAGGAATGCAGAACTGGTGTCAAACCAATTGCCTTCGATACCCCCCAAATTGCCCCGATGCTTTATGTCATTGCCC GCAAGTTTGTGAATCCATCGGCGAATGGGAAGGGCGAGACGGGGCTGATGTGTACTGCATGGACTTATGTATCGTGTACCCACCCCGTTGTCCAAGGGACAAGTGCCTTTGTTACTAG